In Myxococcales bacterium, a single genomic region encodes these proteins:
- the nuoL gene encoding NADH-quinone oxidoreductase subunit L — MIETLFPANDFSLIGIILALPLLGAFVNGIWGRRLGKEAVKLMALAAIGASFVCAIIAFLALDKMVSREHGYQRLTWTAYEWMHTVGGRGAGNVAIDAKFSIDALNAVMMLIVTGVGFLIHLYASSYMGKDKAYWRFFTYLNLFIFSMLVLILGDNLPVLFVGWEGVGLCSYLLIGFWYEGLPNAAAGKKAFIANRIGDFGLICGMFLLVHYTGALDWTGIKNGADILASNPSDYYQIHVWPIGGGTYTGALAFLQPKSPITITAATAIGLALFLGCAGKSAQIPLYVWLPDAMAGPTPVSALIHAATMVTAGIYLVCRLSFVFVLSPFVMTTIVVTGAATAILAATIALVQNDIKKVLAYSTVSQLGFMFVGVGVGAFSAGFFHVFTHAFFKACLFLGAGSVIHAMHGRIHDDVKSQDMRFMGGLKKYMPFTYWTFLTATLAIAGAPLFSGFFSKDEILFKAFVSKSVNPFAEQLSSKAGATVWAPPAWFGQAVFVVMVIAATMTAFYMFRCFFLTFHGNFRGWEVGRASAFRSLPADEEVDHDGDHHHEEEDLTVPGPPPHESPWQMTVPLIVLAAFSFAAGFLNPAPLTHTLPMEHWLQPVFEGTFKIGGGAGPILTRADAQKLEWPLAFGGIAAFAIGTGIAYWMYMMKDGAPARELAAKAPKLHQLLLDKWRIDELYEKTILAAVDALADTMAQVDRYIIDGVLARGSSLLVAALGHILRAFQNGVVHVYALAMVVGLAAFAWHFTTPHPDATMTEASGDYTLEAGPGMGYSFRWDADGDGKADSDFGTQTTVKVHVDPGKSQAVTLEVKNAFGRVGAKRFNLARPEKAKVLDVGTGMMGGQ, encoded by the coding sequence ATGATCGAGACGCTCTTTCCCGCCAACGACTTCTCGCTGATCGGCATCATCCTCGCCCTTCCGCTGCTCGGTGCCTTCGTGAACGGCATCTGGGGGCGGCGCCTCGGCAAGGAGGCTGTGAAGCTGATGGCCCTGGCCGCCATCGGCGCGAGCTTCGTCTGCGCCATCATCGCCTTCTTGGCGCTCGACAAAATGGTGAGCCGCGAGCACGGCTACCAGCGCCTCACGTGGACCGCCTACGAGTGGATGCACACCGTCGGCGGCCGAGGCGCCGGCAACGTCGCCATCGACGCGAAGTTCAGCATCGACGCCTTGAACGCCGTGATGATGCTCATCGTCACCGGCGTCGGCTTTCTGATTCACCTCTACGCGTCGTCGTACATGGGGAAGGACAAGGCCTATTGGCGCTTCTTCACCTATCTGAACCTCTTTATCTTCTCGATGCTCGTCCTCATCCTCGGGGACAACCTGCCGGTGCTCTTCGTCGGCTGGGAGGGCGTCGGCCTCTGCTCTTACCTCCTCATCGGCTTCTGGTACGAGGGCCTCCCCAACGCCGCCGCCGGCAAGAAGGCGTTCATCGCGAACCGCATCGGCGACTTCGGCCTGATCTGCGGGATGTTCTTGCTCGTCCACTACACGGGCGCGCTCGACTGGACTGGCATCAAGAACGGCGCCGACATCCTCGCGAGCAACCCGAGCGACTACTACCAAATCCACGTCTGGCCCATCGGCGGCGGCACCTACACGGGCGCGCTGGCCTTCCTGCAGCCGAAGAGCCCCATCACGATCACGGCGGCGACGGCCATCGGCCTCGCGCTCTTCCTCGGCTGCGCGGGCAAGAGCGCGCAGATCCCGCTCTACGTTTGGCTCCCCGACGCGATGGCCGGCCCGACGCCCGTCTCGGCGCTCATCCACGCGGCGACGATGGTCACGGCCGGCATCTACCTCGTTTGCCGCCTCTCCTTCGTGTTCGTGCTCTCGCCCTTCGTCATGACGACGATCGTGGTGACCGGCGCGGCGACAGCCATCCTCGCGGCGACCATCGCGCTCGTTCAGAACGACATCAAGAAGGTGCTCGCGTACTCCACGGTGAGCCAGCTCGGCTTCATGTTCGTCGGTGTCGGCGTGGGCGCGTTCTCCGCCGGCTTCTTCCACGTCTTCACGCACGCGTTCTTCAAGGCCTGCCTGTTCCTCGGGGCCGGGAGCGTCATTCACGCGATGCATGGCCGCATCCACGACGACGTGAAGTCGCAGGACATGCGGTTCATGGGCGGCCTGAAGAAGTACATGCCGTTCACCTATTGGACGTTCCTCACGGCGACGCTCGCCATCGCTGGTGCGCCGCTGTTCTCGGGCTTCTTCTCCAAGGACGAGATCCTCTTCAAGGCGTTCGTCTCGAAGAGCGTGAACCCCTTCGCGGAGCAGCTCAGCAGCAAGGCCGGCGCCACCGTGTGGGCTCCACCGGCTTGGTTCGGCCAGGCGGTCTTCGTGGTGATGGTCATCGCTGCGACGATGACGGCTTTCTACATGTTCCGCTGCTTCTTCCTCACCTTCCACGGCAACTTCCGTGGCTGGGAGGTCGGTCGCGCCTCCGCTTTCCGTTCGCTCCCCGCCGATGAGGAGGTCGACCACGACGGCGACCACCACCACGAGGAGGAAGATCTCACCGTGCCGGGCCCGCCGCCCCACGAGTCCCCGTGGCAGATGACGGTTCCGCTCATCGTGCTCGCGGCCTTCTCGTTCGCCGCCGGCTTCCTCAACCCGGCACCGCTGACGCACACGCTCCCGATGGAGCATTGGCTCCAGCCGGTCTTCGAGGGCACCTTCAAGATCGGCGGTGGCGCCGGGCCCATCCTCACCCGCGCCGACGCGCAAAAGCTCGAATGGCCTTTGGCCTTTGGAGGCATCGCAGCCTTCGCCATCGGCACCGGCATCGCTTACTGGATGTACATGATGAAAGACGGCGCGCCGGCCCGCGAGCTCGCGGCAAAAGCGCCGAAGCTTCATCAACTCTTGCTCGACAAGTGGCGCATCGACGAGCTCTACGAGAAAACCATCCTCGCCGCCGTCGACGCCCTCGCCGACACCATGGCCCAAGTCGATCGCTACATCATCGACGGCGTGCTCGCGCGCGGCTCATCGCTGCTCGTTGCGGCGCTGGGCCACATCCTTCGTGCGTTCCAGAACGGCGTCGTACACGTCTACGCGCTGGCCATGGTCGTTGGCCTTGCCGCCTTCGCGTGGCACTTCACCACGCCTCACCCGGACGCCACCATGACCGAAGCCTCCGGCGACTACACCCTCGAGGCGGGGCCCGGCATGGGCTACTCGTTCCGCTGGGACGCCGACGGCGACGGCAAAGCCGACAGTGACTTCGGCACGCAGACGACCGTCAAGGTGCACGTCGACCCCGGAAAGTCGCAGGCGGTCACTCTGGAAGTGAAAAACGCGTTCGGCCGCGTCGGCGCGAAGCGCTTCAACTTGGCCCGTCCCGAGAAAGCAAAAGTTCTCGATGTCGGGACCGGCATGATGGGAGGCCAGTGA
- a CDS encoding NADH-quinone oxidoreductase subunit M, translating to MAALAVLMITALWVSDSAEIPDELPKEPKTLLSWLIGLPIAGAIAILFLPRQAPRVLQWTTLGTMLATLAASTALLRIPMGREFHFNQDFVWLESLGIRYHVALDGLSLWLVLLTTLTVPIATYASFGSIQSRMKDWCFSLLLLEGAMIGAFVSLDLFLFYVFWELMLIPMYVMIGVWGGSNRIKAAIKFFLYTMFGSVLMLGAILYLAYTYSKLTGSMSFDYFDLQRVLVPRNVQIWLFAAFTLSFVIKVPMFPVHTWLPDAHTEAPTAGSVILAAVMLKLGTYGYMRFCLGLFPESSGEFAANLAGVAVLGGIVYGALCAWKQDDVKRLVAYSSVAHLGYVMLGVFAATQSSMEGAVLQMINHGISTGALFLLVGVIYDRRHTRMLDQFGGLAKVMPVYAALFVVATLASVGLPLTNGFAGEFMVITGTAVSSRLGHFAGIQAVGAAIGVILGALYMLGVVQKMFFGPITKDENRHLDDMTRREVLALTPFVILIFVIGLFPNLLLNPMAGAVTRIRTDFEARIQSSPGPRYYTGPIKMLPRRPEAPAAPVPAPAKNAEVGGGS from the coding sequence ATGGCCGCCCTCGCCGTGCTCATGATCACGGCGCTCTGGGTCTCCGACAGCGCCGAGATCCCCGACGAGCTCCCCAAGGAGCCCAAGACGCTCCTCTCGTGGCTCATTGGATTGCCGATCGCAGGCGCCATCGCGATCCTGTTCCTCCCGCGGCAAGCGCCGCGGGTCCTTCAGTGGACCACGCTGGGCACGATGCTCGCGACGCTCGCCGCGAGCACGGCCCTCCTGCGGATCCCGATGGGCCGGGAGTTCCACTTCAACCAGGACTTCGTCTGGCTCGAGTCGCTCGGTATCCGCTACCACGTCGCGCTCGACGGCCTGTCGTTGTGGCTGGTCCTCTTGACGACGCTCACGGTGCCCATCGCGACCTACGCCTCCTTTGGGTCCATCCAGTCGCGCATGAAGGACTGGTGCTTCTCGCTGCTCCTCCTTGAGGGCGCGATGATCGGCGCGTTCGTCTCGCTCGACCTCTTCCTCTTCTACGTCTTCTGGGAACTGATGCTCATCCCGATGTACGTCATGATCGGCGTCTGGGGAGGTTCGAACCGCATCAAGGCGGCCATCAAGTTCTTCCTCTACACGATGTTCGGCTCGGTCCTCATGCTGGGCGCCATCCTGTACCTCGCCTACACGTACTCGAAGCTGACGGGCTCGATGTCCTTCGACTACTTCGATCTCCAGCGCGTGCTCGTGCCGCGCAACGTTCAGATCTGGCTCTTCGCCGCCTTCACCTTGTCGTTCGTCATCAAGGTGCCGATGTTCCCGGTGCACACGTGGTTGCCCGACGCGCACACGGAAGCGCCCACGGCGGGCAGCGTGATCCTCGCCGCCGTGATGCTCAAGCTGGGCACCTACGGCTACATGCGCTTCTGCCTCGGACTCTTTCCGGAGTCGAGCGGTGAGTTCGCCGCGAACCTCGCCGGCGTGGCGGTCCTCGGCGGCATCGTCTACGGCGCCCTCTGCGCCTGGAAGCAAGATGACGTCAAACGCCTCGTTGCGTACTCCTCGGTCGCGCACCTTGGATACGTCATGCTCGGGGTCTTTGCGGCGACCCAGTCGTCGATGGAGGGCGCCGTCCTTCAGATGATCAACCACGGCATCTCGACGGGAGCGCTCTTCCTCTTGGTCGGCGTCATCTACGACCGCCGTCACACGCGCATGCTCGACCAGTTCGGTGGCCTCGCGAAGGTCATGCCGGTCTACGCGGCGCTCTTCGTGGTCGCGACGCTCGCGAGCGTTGGCCTTCCGCTCACCAACGGCTTCGCCGGCGAGTTCATGGTGATCACCGGCACAGCGGTCTCGAGCCGCCTCGGCCACTTCGCGGGCATTCAGGCCGTGGGCGCCGCCATCGGCGTCATCCTCGGCGCGCTCTACATGCTCGGCGTTGTTCAGAAGATGTTCTTCGGCCCCATCACGAAAGACGAGAACCGGCATCTCGACGACATGACGCGTCGCGAGGTCCTCGCGCTCACGCCCTTCGTCATCTTGATCTTCGTCATCGGCCTGTTCCCGAACCTCCTCTTAAACCCGATGGCGGGCGCTGTGACGCGCATCCGGACCGACTTCGAGGCGCGCATCCAGTCGAGCCCGGGGCCGCGCTACTACACGGGCCCCATCAAGATGTTGCCGCGTCGCCCCGAGGCTCCGGCAGCGCCCGTGCCTGCGCCGGCGAAGAACGCGGAAGTTGGGGGTGGCTCATGA
- a CDS encoding carboxypeptidase regulatory-like domain-containing protein translates to MRSRPLGVLLVCVVLSCSRKDAAPAGGANSIDAAAPAVSVASTAASTAARGAPIPSAKIAETVNPDGLAPYAGATGSVEGRVTVIGDPAPPSGLNFTKCPEAEAVYGRVFREGAPLADGARPLADALVVITGYKGFVAEKNEAKSIRIRGCAISPKTIDLTFGQRLEIGNDMGTGRLFAPQLANHPLPALMVAPHKAEPVKLWPIEPGFTQLIDRFGHEFLVSDVYTLLQPLHAVSAEDGTFRIDGIPVGKVDVNARLRHINRDVIKSVEVRANVVSRVDVTMEYKSPPPKPATSADAGPRIIIK, encoded by the coding sequence ATGCGGTCGCGACCCCTCGGTGTTCTGCTCGTCTGCGTCGTCCTTTCGTGCTCGCGCAAGGACGCGGCGCCGGCCGGAGGCGCCAACTCAATTGACGCGGCGGCACCGGCGGTGTCGGTCGCGTCAACGGCAGCGTCTACGGCCGCACGCGGCGCGCCGATTCCGAGCGCGAAGATCGCCGAGACCGTAAACCCCGACGGCCTCGCCCCCTACGCCGGCGCTACGGGCAGCGTTGAAGGCCGCGTTACGGTCATCGGCGACCCGGCGCCTCCTTCCGGCCTGAACTTCACCAAGTGCCCCGAAGCAGAGGCGGTCTATGGTCGCGTGTTTCGCGAAGGCGCGCCGCTCGCCGACGGAGCACGTCCTCTGGCCGACGCCCTCGTGGTCATCACCGGCTACAAGGGCTTCGTCGCGGAGAAGAACGAGGCGAAGTCGATCCGCATCCGCGGCTGCGCGATCTCGCCAAAGACCATCGACCTCACCTTCGGGCAGCGGCTCGAGATCGGTAATGACATGGGCACCGGGCGCCTCTTTGCGCCGCAGCTCGCCAACCATCCGCTCCCGGCGCTGATGGTCGCGCCCCACAAGGCGGAGCCGGTGAAGTTGTGGCCCATCGAGCCAGGCTTCACGCAGCTCATCGATCGCTTCGGGCACGAGTTCTTGGTGAGCGACGTCTACACGCTCCTCCAGCCGCTCCACGCGGTCTCCGCAGAGGACGGTACGTTCCGCATCGACGGCATCCCCGTCGGCAAGGTCGACGTCAACGCGCGGCTTCGCCACATCAATCGCGACGTCATCAAGTCCGTCGAGGTTCGGGCCAACGTCGTATCGCGCGTCGACGTGACGATGGAGTACAAGAGCCCGCCGCCGAAGCCGGCGACCTCCGCCGACGCAGGCCCGCGCATCATCATCAAGTAG
- a CDS encoding VOC family protein has translation MANPFAHIELSTDDLGKAKKFYKSVFDWKLNDMKGMPYTMIDVGKGTGGGMQKKPMPEAPTAWLAYVEVADVKKTLAKASKGGGRVVLDYHPIGTNGAIGVFVDPTGAALGVWEAGKKVAKAAAKTPKAAAKKATKPAAKKTKRK, from the coding sequence ATGGCCAATCCGTTTGCACACATCGAACTCAGCACCGACGACCTTGGCAAAGCGAAGAAGTTCTACAAGAGCGTCTTCGACTGGAAGCTGAACGACATGAAAGGCATGCCGTACACGATGATCGACGTCGGCAAGGGCACTGGCGGCGGCATGCAGAAGAAGCCCATGCCGGAGGCGCCGACCGCCTGGCTTGCGTACGTCGAAGTGGCGGACGTGAAGAAGACGCTGGCGAAGGCCTCGAAGGGCGGCGGGCGCGTCGTACTCGACTATCATCCCATCGGAACGAACGGCGCCATCGGCGTGTTCGTTGACCCGACCGGCGCAGCGCTCGGCGTTTGGGAGGCCGGGAAGAAGGTCGCCAAGGCGGCCGCCAAAACGCCGAAGGCGGCCGCAAAGAAGGCGACGAAGCCCGCGGCCAAGAAGACCAAGCGCAAGTAG
- a CDS encoding NADH-quinone oxidoreductase subunit J, with protein MLGQIYFYFLALLALTGAIVTVAQRNPIRGAMGLLLTVLSIAGLFLALNAEFLAFIQLIVYAGAIVVLFLFVIMLLGPDAQSERDHRGQISRAVSGVVFGLVAAGAVLQLWQSTKTGWFDAAPKEYGGIEGMGRLLFTKGLAPFELSSALLMVAIVGAVAVARGRSAQEAAELKEKGAGPS; from the coding sequence ATGCTCGGTCAGATCTACTTCTATTTCCTGGCACTCCTCGCGCTGACCGGCGCCATCGTGACGGTCGCTCAGCGCAATCCCATTCGCGGAGCCATGGGCCTGCTCTTGACGGTGCTCTCGATCGCGGGCCTGTTCTTGGCGCTCAACGCCGAGTTTCTCGCGTTCATTCAGCTCATCGTCTACGCCGGCGCCATCGTCGTTCTGTTCCTCTTCGTGATCATGCTCTTGGGCCCTGACGCTCAATCGGAACGTGACCATCGCGGCCAGATCTCACGCGCCGTCTCGGGCGTCGTCTTCGGCCTCGTCGCTGCCGGGGCGGTGCTGCAGCTCTGGCAGTCGACGAAGACCGGCTGGTTCGACGCGGCTCCGAAGGAATACGGCGGCATCGAAGGCATGGGGCGCCTGCTCTTCACCAAGGGCCTCGCGCCCTTCGAGCTCTCGAGCGCCCTGCTCATGGTTGCCATCGTCGGCGCCGTCGCAGTTGCTCGTGGGCGCTCCGCGCAGGAAGCCGCCGAGCTCAAAGAAAAGGGTGCGGGGCCGTCATGA
- the nuoF gene encoding NADH-quinone oxidoreductase subunit NuoF — protein MIKRTNYLTKLYGTPNGWSLEAYEREGGYKAARKALSMTKEAVVDEAKKANIRGRGGAGFPMGIKWSFMRPSQKPAYLVINADEGEPGTHKDRTIMELNPHSVVEGCIIGCYGIGAHAAYIYVRDELHLSKARLWGAIKEARAKGYLGKNPFGKDYPVEVYVHTGAGAYICGEETSLLNSLEGRRGEPRLKPPFPAQVGAFGCPTTVNNLETIAIVPAMIEMGGEAFSKLSSLHGMNDGGVRLFGVNGHVKKPGVFELAVGVTMRELIYDLGGGVQGDKDLLCVVPGGSSTPVLLANETVHAPDEKNPLHEWHGKSVLDVPLGVETYRGLGTMLGTCCATVLAVGTCPVLAMENLMQFYHHESCGQCTPCREGSAWLHRTVTKIIDGKGTMDDVNNLSDIANNIMGNTICAFGEGTAMPALGFMKKFRADFEAYVRGERSRANATLVPFP, from the coding sequence ATGATCAAGCGCACCAACTACCTGACGAAGCTCTACGGCACTCCCAACGGCTGGTCCCTCGAGGCCTACGAGCGCGAGGGCGGCTACAAGGCCGCGCGCAAGGCGCTCTCGATGACCAAAGAAGCGGTCGTCGACGAAGCCAAGAAGGCGAACATCCGTGGCCGCGGCGGCGCAGGCTTTCCCATGGGCATCAAGTGGAGCTTCATGCGCCCGTCGCAGAAGCCCGCCTACCTCGTCATCAACGCCGACGAGGGCGAGCCGGGAACGCACAAAGACCGCACCATCATGGAGCTCAATCCGCACTCCGTGGTCGAGGGCTGCATCATCGGCTGCTACGGCATCGGGGCCCACGCTGCGTACATCTACGTGCGCGACGAACTGCACCTCTCCAAGGCTCGCCTATGGGGCGCCATCAAGGAAGCGCGCGCCAAGGGCTACCTCGGCAAGAACCCCTTCGGTAAGGACTACCCCGTCGAGGTCTACGTCCACACGGGCGCCGGTGCGTACATCTGCGGCGAGGAGACCTCGCTGCTCAACTCCCTTGAGGGGCGACGCGGCGAGCCGCGCCTCAAGCCGCCCTTCCCCGCTCAGGTCGGCGCCTTCGGCTGCCCGACGACGGTCAACAACCTCGAGACCATCGCCATCGTGCCGGCGATGATCGAAATGGGCGGCGAAGCCTTCTCGAAGCTCTCATCGCTTCACGGAATGAACGACGGCGGAGTCCGCCTCTTCGGCGTCAACGGGCACGTGAAGAAGCCCGGCGTCTTCGAGCTGGCCGTCGGCGTCACGATGCGCGAACTCATCTACGACCTCGGCGGTGGCGTCCAAGGCGACAAGGACCTCTTGTGCGTCGTCCCCGGCGGCTCGTCGACCCCGGTGCTCCTCGCCAACGAGACGGTTCACGCGCCCGACGAGAAGAATCCGCTTCACGAGTGGCACGGCAAGAGCGTCCTCGACGTCCCGCTCGGGGTCGAGACCTACCGCGGCCTCGGCACGATGCTCGGCACGTGTTGCGCGACGGTCCTCGCGGTGGGTACCTGCCCGGTGCTCGCGATGGAGAACTTGATGCAGTTCTACCATCACGAGTCTTGCGGACAGTGCACGCCCTGCCGCGAAGGAAGCGCTTGGCTGCACCGCACGGTCACCAAGATCATCGACGGCAAGGGCACGATGGACGACGTGAACAACCTGTCGGACATCGCCAACAACATCATGGGCAACACCATCTGCGCCTTCGGCGAAGGGACCGCCATGCCGGCCTTGGGCTTCATGAAGAAGTTCCGCGCCGACTTCGAGGCCTACGTTCGCGGTGAGCGCTCGCGCGCAAACGCCACGCTGGTGCCCTTCCCATGA
- the nuoK gene encoding NADH-quinone oxidoreductase subunit NuoK, which yields MTPSHYLVLGALLFVIGGVGFLVRRNVLVTLMSIELMLNAVNLTLVTFNRMRPEGMGGQMFAFFLIAAEAAEVAVGLAIVLSMFRIRRTVRSDDADLLRN from the coding sequence ATCACACCGAGCCACTACCTCGTCCTCGGGGCGCTCCTGTTCGTCATTGGCGGCGTCGGGTTTCTCGTGCGCCGCAACGTCCTGGTCACCCTCATGAGCATCGAGCTGATGCTCAACGCGGTGAACCTGACGCTCGTGACCTTCAACCGCATGCGCCCTGAGGGCATGGGCGGGCAGATGTTCGCGTTCTTCCTCATCGCCGCGGAAGCGGCTGAGGTGGCCGTGGGCCTCGCCATCGTCCTGTCGATGTTCCGCATTCGTCGCACGGTTCGCTCCGACGACGCCGACCTTCTCCGCAACTGA
- a CDS encoding NADH-quinone oxidoreductase subunit N, translating into MMDLMFALSPFFVMGVGALALMLAEAFSRNKGGLALGTTAAFVASGVFAAAVWAQGVEPTVAASLAPWVLVDRFALFFQMLLCLGGALASLLAGGYLPEHHLDRGEFYSLLLFSTFGAMMLVAAGDLLTLFLGLETMSIGAYAMTAFRRASPRSAEAGLKYFLLGAFAAAVMLYGFALLYGVTGSTELGKIGDAIKAGASSNPLVIIALALILVGLAFKISAVPFHMWTPDAYEGAPTPGTTYMAVVVKSAAFAMMVRVLMTMFGDPQSTSWSSGWPPVLAWVALITMTVANLIAGRQDSVKRMLAYSSIAHAGYLLLGVVASVRAGAEANAAVMFYLLTYTVSTAGAFGALILCGSRGAEAVSYEDLAGIGRRHPAAALPFALFALSLAGIPPTAGFFGKYFLFKAAMGGGFYVLAIVAFLNSVLGAYYYLRVLVFMYMREPAAGAPIAKPMRSGYVGTALIISALLVLALGVLPGASLDVASAAAATFAPAK; encoded by the coding sequence ATGATGGACCTGATGTTCGCCCTCTCGCCGTTCTTCGTCATGGGCGTCGGCGCTCTCGCGCTGATGCTCGCGGAGGCTTTCTCCAGAAACAAGGGCGGCTTGGCCCTCGGCACCACCGCCGCCTTCGTGGCCTCCGGCGTCTTCGCGGCCGCCGTTTGGGCACAAGGCGTCGAGCCCACCGTGGCCGCCTCGCTCGCGCCGTGGGTCCTCGTCGACCGCTTTGCCCTCTTCTTCCAGATGCTCCTCTGCCTCGGCGGCGCCCTCGCGTCGCTCTTGGCCGGCGGTTACCTGCCGGAGCACCACCTTGATCGCGGCGAGTTCTATTCGCTGCTCCTCTTCTCGACGTTCGGCGCCATGATGCTCGTCGCCGCCGGCGACCTGCTCACGCTCTTCTTGGGCCTCGAGACCATGAGCATCGGCGCCTACGCCATGACGGCATTCCGGCGCGCGTCGCCGCGCTCTGCCGAAGCCGGCCTCAAGTATTTCCTCTTGGGCGCCTTCGCAGCCGCCGTGATGCTCTACGGCTTCGCCCTTCTCTACGGCGTGACCGGCTCGACGGAGCTCGGCAAGATCGGCGACGCCATCAAGGCTGGCGCGAGCTCGAATCCGCTCGTCATTATCGCTCTCGCGCTCATCCTCGTTGGGCTGGCGTTCAAGATCAGCGCAGTGCCTTTCCACATGTGGACGCCGGACGCCTACGAAGGCGCACCGACGCCAGGCACAACCTACATGGCTGTCGTCGTGAAGAGCGCCGCCTTCGCGATGATGGTCCGCGTGCTCATGACGATGTTCGGCGACCCGCAGTCGACCTCCTGGTCCTCCGGTTGGCCGCCGGTCTTGGCGTGGGTCGCGCTCATCACGATGACCGTCGCGAACCTCATCGCCGGGCGACAAGACTCGGTCAAGCGCATGCTGGCCTACTCGAGCATCGCGCACGCCGGCTACTTGCTCCTCGGCGTCGTCGCGAGCGTTCGCGCCGGCGCAGAGGCCAACGCCGCCGTCATGTTCTATCTCTTGACCTACACGGTCTCGACGGCGGGAGCCTTCGGCGCGCTCATTCTCTGCGGCAGTCGTGGCGCCGAAGCCGTGAGCTACGAAGACCTAGCCGGCATCGGACGACGCCACCCGGCGGCGGCGTTGCCCTTCGCGCTCTTCGCGCTCTCGCTCGCAGGAATTCCCCCCACCGCCGGCTTCTTCGGGAAGTATTTCCTCTTCAAGGCAGCGATGGGCGGCGGCTTCTACGTGCTCGCCATCGTCGCGTTCCTGAACAGCGTGCTCGGCGCGTACTACTACCTGCGGGTCCTCGTCTTCATGTACATGCGCGAGCCCGCTGCGGGAGCGCCCATCGCGAAGCCCATGCGGTCTGGCTACGTCGGCACGGCGCTCATCATCAGCGCCCTGCTCGTCCTCGCGCTGGGCGTCTTGCCGGGCGCCTCGCTCGACGTGGCGTCGGCGGCGGCCGCCACGTTCGCTCCCGCGAAGTAG